One Microbacterium trichothecenolyticum DNA window includes the following coding sequences:
- a CDS encoding aldehyde dehydrogenase family protein: protein MQPRELDLGPETAGRFWTPGVRTGVNAGSHLTRAAVAAPVLGILHAPTVTRAIELQNAIGSGYVAALHTRDTADLDLWLDGVEAAVLRVNRPTTGAVVQREPVGGWGEAVVGDVAMSGGPNRLVTLGTWRPSSGGAASSTLHLRGLDSRITALIEAAQPTLSYEAFDWLRRGALSDAVAWDREFGRVKDVSRLGVERNLWRYRPTDVAVRATGDAAWHAVLRVLVAAVRSGSTFSLSTPVGLPAAVRHLLGESGVAVSVESDTEWLQRLSGGVANVAEAVVAADDALDAELIDTSVGGSRPSRVRLVGPAATTAGLRAAIAETVAGEVSSTVYADEVTTAGRLELLPFLREQSVSIAAFRGGRRDAWSAEVI, encoded by the coding sequence GTGCAGCCGCGCGAGCTGGATCTCGGGCCTGAGACGGCCGGCCGGTTCTGGACGCCCGGCGTTCGCACCGGGGTGAACGCCGGCTCGCACCTGACGCGTGCCGCGGTCGCGGCGCCCGTGCTCGGCATCCTGCACGCGCCGACGGTGACGCGTGCGATCGAACTGCAGAACGCCATCGGTTCCGGGTACGTCGCCGCGTTGCACACCCGCGACACGGCCGATCTCGACCTCTGGCTCGACGGGGTCGAGGCCGCCGTGCTGCGGGTGAACCGTCCGACCACGGGGGCCGTGGTGCAGCGCGAACCGGTCGGCGGATGGGGCGAGGCCGTCGTCGGCGACGTGGCGATGTCGGGCGGACCGAACCGTCTGGTGACCCTGGGCACGTGGCGGCCGTCGTCGGGCGGCGCCGCCTCGTCGACCCTGCACCTGCGAGGGCTCGACAGTCGTATCACCGCGCTCATCGAGGCGGCGCAACCGACGCTGTCGTACGAGGCGTTCGATTGGCTTCGACGCGGGGCCCTGTCCGACGCCGTCGCGTGGGATCGCGAGTTCGGCCGGGTCAAAGACGTGTCGCGCCTGGGCGTGGAGCGCAACCTCTGGCGGTACCGCCCCACCGATGTCGCCGTGCGGGCGACCGGCGACGCCGCGTGGCATGCCGTGCTGCGGGTGCTCGTCGCCGCGGTGCGTTCGGGATCGACCTTCAGCCTCAGCACGCCCGTGGGTCTTCCCGCCGCGGTGCGCCATCTGCTCGGCGAGTCCGGCGTCGCCGTCTCGGTCGAGAGCGACACGGAATGGCTGCAGCGTCTGTCGGGCGGCGTCGCCAATGTCGCCGAGGCCGTGGTGGCTGCCGACGACGCGCTCGACGCCGAGCTGATCGACACATCTGTCGGCGGGTCGCGCCCGTCGCGCGTGCGCCTGGTCGGTCCGGCTGCGACGACGGCGGGCCTGCGCGCCGCCATCGCCGAGACCGTGGCGGGAGAGGTCTCGTCGACCGTCTACGCCGACGAGGTCACCACGGCCGGGCGTCTCGAGTTGCTGCCTTTCCTGCGCGAGCAGTCGGTCTCGATCGCGGCCTTCCGCGGGGGCCGCCGCGACGCCTGGAGCGCCGAGGTCATCTGA
- the arfA gene encoding arabinosylfuranosidase ArfA, giving the protein MTAARLTVDPRFAIGPVRRRLFGGFVEHLGRHVYDGIYEPSHPSADEQGFRVDVLELVRELGVSMIRYPGGNFVSGFRWEDSVGPREERPRRLDLAWHSTETNEVGLHEFADWLDKAGSDLMLAVNLGTRGTLEAIDLLEYANVPGGSTLSQQRVDNGRAAPFDVRVWCLGNEMDGPWQLGHRSADDYGKLASRTAKGMRQVDPSIELVVCGSSGAQMPTFGEWERVVLEHTYDDVDMISCHAYYQEHDGDIDSFLASAVDMDRFIEAVVATADHVGAARGSRKRIDISFDEWNVWYIDRVASVKPTAIDDWPVAPRLLEDVYSVLDAVVFGSLLISLLAHADRVASASLAQLVNVIAPIMTEPGGPAWRQTTFFPFAITSRLARGEAVRLRIEAPTIETAAHGTVPAVDAVATHDADTGAAAIFLVHRGREQAVEVSIDVSGLGDVEVVETHVLHDGDPYARNTLDDPERVRPAVVETRLDNGILSLTLPPIAWAALSLRRRGRLGITPVMRAR; this is encoded by the coding sequence ATGACCGCTGCCCGACTCACCGTCGACCCCCGCTTCGCGATCGGCCCCGTGCGCCGCCGCCTGTTCGGCGGTTTCGTCGAGCACCTCGGCCGCCACGTGTACGACGGCATCTACGAACCGAGCCATCCCTCGGCCGACGAGCAGGGTTTCCGCGTCGATGTGCTGGAGCTCGTGCGCGAGCTCGGCGTGTCGATGATCCGCTATCCCGGCGGGAACTTCGTCTCGGGCTTCCGGTGGGAAGACAGCGTCGGCCCCCGCGAGGAGCGTCCGCGGCGGCTCGACCTCGCCTGGCATTCGACCGAGACGAACGAGGTGGGCCTGCACGAGTTCGCCGACTGGCTCGACAAGGCCGGCAGCGACCTCATGCTCGCCGTCAACCTCGGCACGCGCGGCACGCTCGAAGCCATCGATCTGCTCGAGTACGCCAACGTCCCGGGCGGCTCCACGTTGTCGCAGCAGCGCGTCGACAACGGCCGCGCGGCGCCGTTCGACGTGCGCGTGTGGTGCCTCGGCAACGAGATGGACGGACCGTGGCAGCTGGGCCACCGCTCGGCCGACGACTACGGCAAGCTCGCATCCCGCACGGCGAAGGGTATGCGGCAGGTCGACCCCTCGATCGAGCTCGTCGTGTGCGGATCGTCGGGCGCGCAGATGCCCACGTTCGGCGAGTGGGAGCGCGTGGTGCTGGAGCACACGTATGACGACGTCGACATGATCTCGTGCCACGCGTACTACCAGGAGCACGACGGCGACATCGACTCGTTCCTCGCCTCGGCGGTCGACATGGATCGCTTCATCGAGGCGGTGGTGGCCACGGCCGACCACGTGGGAGCCGCCCGCGGCAGCAGGAAGCGCATCGACATCTCGTTCGACGAGTGGAACGTCTGGTACATCGACCGCGTGGCGTCCGTGAAGCCCACCGCGATCGACGACTGGCCGGTCGCGCCGCGCCTGCTCGAGGACGTCTACTCGGTTCTGGATGCCGTCGTGTTCGGCAGCCTGCTCATCTCGCTGCTCGCCCACGCCGACCGGGTGGCATCCGCGTCTCTCGCCCAGCTGGTGAACGTGATCGCGCCGATCATGACCGAGCCCGGCGGGCCCGCATGGCGCCAGACGACGTTCTTCCCGTTCGCGATCACCTCGCGTCTCGCCCGGGGCGAGGCCGTGCGCCTGAGGATCGAGGCGCCCACGATCGAGACGGCCGCGCACGGCACGGTGCCGGCGGTGGATGCCGTGGCCACCCACGACGCCGACACGGGAGCCGCCGCGATCTTCCTCGTGCACCGCGGACGAGAGCAGGCCGTCGAGGTGTCGATCGACGTGAGCGGTCTCGGCGACGTCGAGGTCGTCGAGACGCACGTGCTGCACGACGGCGATCCGTACGCGCGCAACACGCTCGACGACCCCGAGCGCGTGCGGCCCGCCGTCGTCGAGACGCGGCTCGACAACGGCATCCTGTCTCTCACGCTGCCACCGATCGCCTGGGCGGCTCTGTCGCTGCGGCGGCGGGGTCGCCTCGGCATAACTCCCGTGATGCGCGCGAGGTGA